A window from Fragaria vesca subsp. vesca linkage group LG5, FraVesHawaii_1.0, whole genome shotgun sequence encodes these proteins:
- the LOC101301201 gene encoding uncharacterized protein At5g65660-like produces MERRMENDEISTRPSLAFPLGLALVLLMLLSICAFFLCCIYWDRLRSLFVSSLDQEHDLEAESDQKPARPKTMENQDHLQSLPVLMPGDQVPKFIAIACPCELPAVEKKITVIVDKPTRDRLCDASTVYS; encoded by the exons ATGGAGAGGAGAATGGAGAACGATGAAATATCAACTCGGCCTTCTTTAGCTTTTCCTCTGGGTTTGGCTCTTGTTCTTCTCATGCTATTGAGCATCTGTGCCTTCTTCTTGTGCTGTATCTACTGGGACAGACTTCGATCTCTCTTCGTATCCTCTCTAGATCAAGAACACGACCTAGAAGCCGAGTCAGATCAGAAACCTGCACGTCCGAAAACG ATGGAAAATCAAGATCACTTGCAGAGCTTGCCGGTATTGATGCCTGGAGATCAAGTTCCAAAGTTCATAGCAATTGCATGTCCCTGTGAACTTCCGGCGGTGGAGAAGAAGATTACGGTGATAGTAGACAAGCCTACTCGCGATCGTTTGTGTGATGCTAGTACTGTATATAGCTAG